A window of Coprobacter tertius genomic DNA:
CCATTTCGGATCTCACACGCATTATCGATTCCATGTCACAAGCAGCTGCCACAGCAGGTGTAACTATTGTAACCGGAGATACTAAAGTCGTAGGAAAAGGAAAATGCGACAAAATATTTATCAATACGAGTGGTATCGGCATTATCCGGTCGGGAATAGATATATCACCTTTACGAGCAAAACCGGGGGATGCAATAATTATTTCAGGACCGATCGGAGAACATGGAATCTGTATTCTATCCACCCGGGAAAGTCTGGGATTCGAAACATCGGTAAAAAGCGATACCGCTTCTCTGAACGAAATGGTAAATAATGTACTCGAGGAAATACCGGATGTACATGTTATGCGAGATCCTACTCGTGGAGGGTTATCGAGCACTCTGAATGAAATAACAGCTACTGCTCATGTTTCAATTGAATTACAAGAGGATAAAATACCTGTAAATAAAGCAGTATCGGCAGCCTGTGATCTATTGGGGCTAGACCCTTTATATGTAGCTAACGAAGGCCTTATGCTCTTTATATTACCAGAAGAGAAAGCAGAAAAAGCTCTACGTATCATACGTCAAAGTAAACATGGAAACAAAGCAGAAATTATCGGTAGAGTAACTGATAATAAAAAGGCTGAACTCAGCCTTCGAACGACATTCGGACAAAAAAGAATAATCGATATGGTATCGGGAGAGCAACTTCCCCGAATTTGTTGAAAGTAAAAAAATAAGATATGAAAGAGAAAACTTTTTATCAGGAATTAATGGATAAAGGCTATACCCGCCGCGATTTTCTGAAATTTTGCGGACTTATGGGAGCCACATTAGGATTACAGGCAAGCGGAGTCGCTCAAGTCGTAGATGCTTTACAAAGTAAACCTCGCAAACCGGTACTTTGGTATCATTTTCAGGAATGTACCTGTTGTAGCGAATCTTTTCTTCGTTCATCCCATCCTCTTGTAGGACAGATATTACTGGAGATGATTTCTCTTGATTATTCTGATACGCTTATGGCCGCTGCGGGGGAACAAGCCGAAGCTGTTCGAAGACAAGCGATGAAAGATTATTATGGTCATTACATCATGATTGTAGAAGGAGCCATACCACTTGGAAGCCCCGGTTACTGCACGATTGCAGGACATGACGCAAAATCGGTTTTCGATGAAGGTGCTGCCGGAGCCGAAGCAATCATTGCCTGGGGAAATTGCGCTTCATCGGGCTGTATACAACATGCTTACCCCAACCCTACCAAAGCGGAACCCGTTCACAAAATATATTCAGGAAAACCGATCATCAATGTTCAGGGGTGTCCTCCTATAGGAGACGTAATGGCTGGTGTAATAACCTATTTCCTTACTTTCGACAAAATACCCGAACTTGATAATATGGGACGACCCAAGGTATTTTATGGACGTCGAATTCACGATACCTGTTACAGACGTCCGGCTTACGACGCTGGGCTTTTTGTACAAACCTTTGACGACGAAAACGCCAAACGCGGATATTGTCTTTATTATATGGGATGTAAAGGCCCCAATACATTTAATTCGTGTGCAGTTATAAAATGGAATAATAGTATAAGCTATCCCATCCAATCAGGACATCCGTGTATTGGTTGTGCTGAGCCTAACTTTTGGGATTATGAACCTTTCTACAGCCATATCCCATACGTTCACGGAATTGGAATAGAAGCAACTGCCGATAAGATAGGAGCCGGACTAAGTGCCGTTGCACTAGGAGGTGTTTTGGCTCATGCAGTTGTTACAAATATACAAAAACGCAAATTAATCAAAAACCAGATGCATGATCTCGGTATCAACGAAGATGAATTCCATGCCGAAGAAAAATCGGACAAAATAAAAGAAGACAAAATCGACGCCAAAATCAATGCAACAGAAAAGAAAGAAACTAATAATCAGGAACCTGAAAACTAATTGAGTTATGGTTAAAAGAATCGTTGTAGACCCGATTACCCGTATCGAAGGTCATTTAAGAATAGAAGCCGATATTGAAAATGGCGTTATAAAGGATGCTTTCAGTACAGGAACTATGGTTCGCGGCATCGAAATTATTGCACAAAACCGGGATCCCCGTGACGTATGGGCTTTTGTTGGCCGAGTTTGTGGTGTATGCACCTCTATTCATTCACTTTGTTCGGTACGAGCTGTAGAAAATGCTTTGGGGATAATTATTCCTCCTAATGCCCAAATGGTCAGAAATCTTATGCAGGCGGCTCTGACGGAACAAGATCATGTAACGCATTTTTATACATTACAAGCACTAGATTGGGTAGATGTTGAATCGGCCCTGAAAGCAAATCCGAAAAAAACAGCTGAAATAGCACAAAGTATATCTCCTTGGCCCAAAAGCTCGGTAGGATACTTTTCCGATGTTCAGAAAAAAATAAAAAGATTTGTGGAATCAAGTAAACTCGGAATCTTTGCAAACGGATA
This region includes:
- the hypE gene encoding hydrogenase expression/formation protein HypE encodes the protein MMIDYTCSIPKNRYERIVLGHGGGGKLTQKLLSEIFFPAFSNQLLNQQHDGAIFDVSQGKMAYTTDSFVVDPIFFPGGNIGDLAINGTVNDLLCCGAIPRYLSAGFIIEEGFPISDLTRIIDSMSQAAATAGVTIVTGDTKVVGKGKCDKIFINTSGIGIIRSGIDISPLRAKPGDAIIISGPIGEHGICILSTRESLGFETSVKSDTASLNEMVNNVLEEIPDVHVMRDPTRGGLSSTLNEITATAHVSIELQEDKIPVNKAVSAACDLLGLDPLYVANEGLMLFILPEEKAEKALRIIRQSKHGNKAEIIGRVTDNKKAELSLRTTFGQKRIIDMVSGEQLPRIC
- a CDS encoding hydrogenase small subunit; translation: MKEKTFYQELMDKGYTRRDFLKFCGLMGATLGLQASGVAQVVDALQSKPRKPVLWYHFQECTCCSESFLRSSHPLVGQILLEMISLDYSDTLMAAAGEQAEAVRRQAMKDYYGHYIMIVEGAIPLGSPGYCTIAGHDAKSVFDEGAAGAEAIIAWGNCASSGCIQHAYPNPTKAEPVHKIYSGKPIINVQGCPPIGDVMAGVITYFLTFDKIPELDNMGRPKVFYGRRIHDTCYRRPAYDAGLFVQTFDDENAKRGYCLYYMGCKGPNTFNSCAVIKWNNSISYPIQSGHPCIGCAEPNFWDYEPFYSHIPYVHGIGIEATADKIGAGLSAVALGGVLAHAVVTNIQKRKLIKNQMHDLGINEDEFHAEEKSDKIKEDKIDAKINATEKKETNNQEPEN